Proteins found in one Onychomys torridus chromosome 21, mOncTor1.1, whole genome shotgun sequence genomic segment:
- the Slc66a3 gene encoding solute carrier family 66 member 3 encodes MEAGLLWFCNWSTLAVCAALKLPQIYAQLAARSARGISLPSLLLELAGFLVFFRYQCYYGNPLLTYLEYPILIAQDILLLLFVFHFNGNVKQALPYAAVFVSSWFVLSLQKWIIDLAMNLCTVISAASKFAQLQYLWKLKDSETVSALTWGLSAYTCATRIITTLLTTNDLTILTRFVIMLALNIWVTATVLHYRKPVTKVE; translated from the exons ATGGAGGCCGGGCTGCTGTGGTTCTGCAACTGGAGCACGCTGGCCGTGTGCGCCGCACTCAAGCTGCCGCAGATCTACGCGCAGCTGGCGGCGCGCAGCGCGCGGGGCATCAGCCTCCCTAGTTTACTTTTGGAGCTGGCGGG gttcctggtcTTCTTTCGCTACCAATGTTACTATGGGAACCCGCTGCTCACTTACCTGGAATACCCCATTCTCATCGCACAAG ACATCCTACTCCTGTTATTTGTCTTTCACTTCAACGGAAACGTGAAGCAGGCCTTGCCCTACGCGGCCGT ATTTGTGTCTTCTTGGTTCGTCCTCAGCCTGCAGAAATGGATCATCGACCTGGCCATG AACTTATGCACAGTCATCAGCGCAGCCAGTAAGTTTGCCCAGCTCCAGTATCTGTGGAAGTTAAAGGACTCAGAAACCGTGAGCGCATTGACCTGGGGCCTCTCTGCCTACACCTGTGCAA CAAGGATAATAACAACTTTATTGACCACCAATGATCTGACAA TTCTTACACGTTTTGTGATCATGCTGGCTTTAAATATATGGGTAACAGCAACAGTACTGCACTACCGGAAGCCTGTCACCAAAGTGGAATGA
- the C21H2orf50 gene encoding uncharacterized protein C2orf50 homolog: MDSQHAGLPKTTSSGYRLPPTRPLASVSRARDGPTASRGLAGGCQGTAVLGVQQDQLWRELVEAEERGQRRWAENWGFLKDYDPLGNKKEPEELPADVPFFSDTLPSSTSREVGSRVDTPLGRALSHMNFFFMEGTRKKKPEDELQPV; encoded by the exons ATGGACAGCCAACACGCTGGGCTCCCCAAAACCACATCATCCGGGTACCGATTGCCCCCTACCAGGCCgcttgcctcagtttccaggGCCCGAGATGGCCCCACAGCAAGCAGGGGTCTTGCTGGTGGCTGCCAGGGTACCGCAGTCCTGGGTGTGCAGCAGGACCAGCTGTGGAGAGAGCTCGTGGAAGCCGAGGAGCGAGGCCAGCGGCGTTG GGCTGAGAACTGGGGTTTCCTGAAAGACTACGACCCTTTG GGAAATAAGAAGGAGCCTGAGGAGCTACCTGCAGATGTACCCTTCTTCTCAGACACGCTCCCCAGCTCCACGAGCCGGGAGGTGGGCAGCAGGGTGGACACGCCCCTGGGGAGAGCCCTTTCGCACATGAACTTCTTCTTCATGGAAGGCACTCggaagaagaagccagaggatgAGCTGCAGCCAGTGTAG